A stretch of the Photobacterium sp. CCB-ST2H9 genome encodes the following:
- the nusA gene encoding transcription termination factor NusA — MNKEILAVVEAVSNEKAVPRERIFEALEIALATATKKKYEAEIDVRVAIDRKTGDFETFRRWKAVEEVTAPTLEITLEAAQYDDESIELGDFVEEQIESVTFDRITTQTAKQVIVQKVREAERAQIVEQFIDNEGELITGVVKKVNRDAVIVDLGNNAEAVILREDQLPRENFRPGDRVRGLLYAVRPEARGFQLFMTRSKPEMLSELFRIEVPEIGEEMIELMGAARDPGSRAKIAVKTNDKRIDPVGACVGMRGARVQAVSGELGGERIDIVLWDENPAQYVINAMAPAEVSSIIVDEDNHTMDIAVEKDNLAQAIGRSGQNVRLASVLTGWELNVMTVEDLQNKHQAEAQASIELFVKYLDIDEDFAVVLVEEGFTSLEEVAYVPVQELMSIEDLDEDTVNELRNRAKEALTTIALAQEESFDGVEPAEDLLNLDGMERELAFKLAAKGISTLEDLADQGTDDLLDIEGLDETRAGELIMAARNICWFSDEA, encoded by the coding sequence ATGAACAAAGAAATCTTGGCTGTCGTTGAAGCGGTATCCAACGAGAAAGCTGTTCCGCGCGAGCGTATCTTCGAAGCACTGGAGATCGCACTGGCAACAGCGACAAAGAAAAAATACGAAGCGGAAATTGACGTACGCGTTGCAATCGATCGCAAAACGGGCGACTTCGAAACTTTCCGTCGCTGGAAAGCCGTTGAAGAAGTGACTGCACCGACGCTGGAAATCACTCTGGAAGCTGCTCAGTATGATGACGAGAGCATCGAGCTGGGTGACTTTGTTGAAGAGCAGATCGAGTCTGTGACATTCGACCGTATCACGACTCAAACGGCGAAGCAGGTCATCGTCCAGAAAGTTCGTGAAGCTGAGCGTGCGCAAATTGTTGAACAGTTTATCGACAATGAAGGCGAGCTGATCACGGGTGTCGTGAAGAAAGTGAACCGTGATGCCGTGATCGTTGATCTGGGTAACAATGCTGAAGCAGTCATCCTGCGTGAAGACCAGCTGCCGCGTGAAAACTTCCGTCCAGGTGACCGCGTCCGTGGTCTGTTGTATGCTGTGCGCCCTGAAGCGCGTGGCTTCCAGCTGTTCATGACCCGTTCTAAGCCTGAAATGCTGTCAGAACTGTTCCGCATCGAAGTACCGGAAATCGGTGAAGAGATGATCGAACTGATGGGTGCTGCCCGCGATCCGGGTTCTCGTGCCAAGATTGCCGTGAAGACAAACGACAAGCGTATTGACCCTGTCGGTGCTTGTGTTGGGATGCGTGGTGCGCGTGTTCAGGCGGTCTCCGGTGAACTGGGCGGCGAGCGTATCGATATCGTGCTGTGGGACGAAAACCCTGCACAGTACGTCATCAATGCGATGGCCCCTGCTGAAGTCAGCTCCATCATTGTGGATGAAGACAACCACACCATGGACATCGCAGTTGAGAAAGACAACCTGGCTCAGGCAATTGGCCGCAGCGGTCAGAACGTGCGTCTGGCGTCTGTACTAACTGGCTGGGAACTGAACGTGATGACGGTTGAAGACCTGCAGAACAAGCATCAGGCTGAAGCGCAGGCATCCATCGAATTGTTTGTGAAATACCTGGACATCGATGAAGATTTCGCTGTTGTTCTGGTAGAAGAAGGCTTTACCAGCCTTGAAGAAGTGGCCTATGTGCCGGTTCAGGAACTGATGTCTATCGAAGATCTGGATGAAGACACAGTGAATGAGCTGCGTAATCGTGCCAAAGAAGCCCTGACCACGATTGCCCTTGCGCAGGAAGAGTCTTTTGACGGTGTTGAGCCTGCTGAAGATCTGCTGAACCTGGACGGTATGGAGCGCGAGCTGGCGTTCAAACTGGCTGCGAAGGGTATTAGTACGCTGGAAGATCTGGCCGACCAGGGGACGGATGATCTACTGGATATCGAAGGCCTGGACGAGACCAGAGCGGGTGAACTGATCATGGCTGCCCGTAATATCTGCTGGTTCAGCGACGAAGCATAA
- the rimP gene encoding ribosome maturation factor RimP, producing the protein MTALEMQLTELLESPVTALGYELVGLEFIRAGEHSTLRVFIDHENGITVDDCADVSRQISAVMDVEDPITVAYNLEVSSPGLERPLFKAEHYQQFIGHEVSLVLKMAMNNRRKWKGDIVAVDGELVTLNVNGDEETFALSNIAKANLVPKF; encoded by the coding sequence TTGACCGCTTTAGAAATGCAATTAACCGAACTGCTTGAGTCGCCAGTGACAGCTTTGGGCTATGAATTGGTGGGTCTGGAGTTTATCCGTGCGGGTGAACATTCGACACTACGTGTGTTCATTGACCACGAAAACGGCATCACAGTCGATGATTGTGCCGATGTGAGCCGTCAGATCAGTGCAGTGATGGACGTTGAAGATCCGATCACTGTTGCCTATAACCTGGAGGTTTCGTCCCCTGGTTTGGAGCGTCCGCTGTTTAAAGCGGAACATTATCAACAGTTTATTGGCCACGAGGTCAGCCTGGTCCTGAAAATGGCGATGAATAATCGCCGTAAGTGGAAAGGTGACATTGTTGCCGTTGACGGTGAGCTGGTCACGTTGAACGTGAATGGCGATGAAGAAACCTTTGCGCTGAGCAATATTGCGAAAGCCAACCTGGTTCCAAAATTCTGA